The genomic window GAGTGATGTTGGTACCGTTTTAAATGTTTTTGAAATTGGATGTGGTGAAGGAAAAGAGACAATATCTTATGTGAGTGTTTTATATGAGTCTTATAAAAATCCTTTTAAGGTAACAGCTATTGATAATGATTTAATTAAGGTGATTGGCACTTCTAATTTAGTTTTCTCAGAATCTGAGATCAATTTGAGCGAGATTTATAAAAAAAATTCTTTTGAGCAGAGTCCGGGAGTTTATAAATTCAAGCCAGAGATTATTAATAGTGTTTTATTTGAATATTCAGATGCTATTTTATCAGAATTTCCAGAGAATTTGGGAATTATTTTTTTAAGAGATGTTTTGTGTTTCTTGAGTGATGATGGGCAAGTTTTAATTCTGGATGCAATTGCAGAAAAATCTGTTAGGGGTGCTCTTTTGATTTTGGGAGATAATGAAGAACTTAAGAATAATGATCTTTTTGTAAAAGATATATCTGTGAAATATTTTAACTTGTATAAAAGGATCTAAAGGAGAAATTAATGAGAATAGATTATATAGAGCCGTTTTTAGATGCTGCTTCTTCAGTTTTAAGGGATATGTTGCTTGTTGAAGATATTCAAATGGGCAGTCCTGGACTTAAGTCGATAAATCAAAAAATAAGAGGGGCTTCTGTAATTGTAGGGCTTGCAGGTTCTGTTGAAGGTAGCATTATCATTGATATGGATATTGATACTGCACTTTTTGTTGCTTCTAAGTTGAATTTTGAGGAGTATGTTGATTTTGATGATGAAGAGACTAAGGAGATGGTAGCTGCAACTCTTACGGAAGTTGGTAATATTATTGCTGGTAATTTTGTTACTACTTTGCATGCTAAAGGTTTTGTGTTTGATATAACTCCACCGGCTTTTATTTATGGAGAAAATATGAAAATAAGCAATAAGGGTTCTGAAGCATTAATAGTACCTTTTACTTTGCCAGATGGTAAAATTATCGAGGTTAATATTGCAATAAGAGAGAGGGTTTGATATGATTATGAAGTTGAAAATACTTATTATGAGAAAAGAGGGTTTAATATGATCCAGAAAACTACAATTTCTATGGATTCTTCAAATAAACCAAAGGGGATTAATTATGAAACCGGAGCTCCTTTTAATGTTTTGATTGTAGATGATTCAGTCTTTACTGTAAAGCAGCTTACACAAATTTTTACTTCTGAAGGGTTCAATGTTATTGATACTGCTGCTGATGGCGAGGAGGCTGTGATCAAATATAAAAATCATTATCCTAATATTGATGTTGTTACTCTTGATATTACTATGCCCAAAATGGATGGAATAACTTGTCTTTCTAATATCATAGAGTTTGATAAAAATGCTAAAGTAATAATGATTTCTGCTTTAGGAAAAGAACAGTTGGTTAAGGATTGTTTAATTAAAGGTGCAAAGACGTTTATTGTAAAGCCTCTTGATAGAGCCAAGGTTCTTCAAAGAGTTATGTCTGTATTTGTTCAATGAATTAGTATTGTTTACTTATTTAGTATTTTTATAAAAAATCAATTCGTTACTTATTTCATTTGGGCTTTTTGTGAAATATGACATGTTGAGGTTGAAAATTTCTAATTTATTTTTGTTATTGTTGCCCATGTGTAGTTCTAGCTTGTAAAATCCTTTTTTGGTGTATATTAATGCTGAACTTTTAAAAATTGAATCTATAGTTTTTATTTTAAATATTTTATATTTTGAAAAGTCCTTGTCAATAATTTCACTTTGAAGTAAATATTGATTGGCTTCTTTGTAAGTTGGAGTTATTGCCGTGTAATCAATTTTATCCTTGAAGATGCTTTTTATAAAATTTTCTGTTAATTCATATATTTGTATTTCATGTGTGTTTTTTGGATATTGAGTATAGTATGCTTCTTCTGTTATTAAATTAAAAGAGGAATATTGCCTAGTTGTTTCTGATGATCGTTTTTCAATTGAAGTTGTTATTAGTCTTGAATAAATTGATGTGTTAATAATGAGTAACAGGAATATTTTTTTTATCATATATGTTCCTTATTGCTGTTTATTATTCTTTTCACTTTTTCAATCTCTAAGGGAAGTTTGCTTTTTCTTTTTGCGTTTAGTTTGTCTTTTAATAAAAGATTGTTAAATGTTTTTGCCATTTCATATACTTTTTCTTCACTGAAATGGAATGGAATTTGAATTTTTCTGTATTCGATTGGATCTTGTAAGACTTTTTGCATTAGTATGATTGGATTTAGAAAACTTGCTTTAAAGAATTTATAAAAATTTGTTAAAAATAGTGAAAATGATACAAAGAGTGTAAATAGAAATATCCCAATTACAGAATCATTTTTTCTTTGCAGATATTTATCTATATAAAATTTTGTCTGATCCATTTCAATAATTTTGTATTCACTAGGACTATAGTAGAAAAATATATCATCGGATTTAGAATATATTGTTTTATCTATATCTTTAATTATTAGTATAAATGGATATTTTTCTTTAATATAGTTTTTTTCAGTTGTTATTGAGATGTTTTTTATGATATTAAATTCTTGCTTTTCTGGAATTGTATTTGCAAAACCTGAACTTGAAAATATTATGAAAAATATGAATGGAATTAGTAGACTTATTGAGAATGTTCTGGCAAATGCAATTAAGATTAGATTTTTCTCTTTTGGATTATAATAAATTTCAATCATTAAATCGTTAAATCTAAGAAGTCTTAAGAATCTTAATTTGAAAAGTGAAAGTATGATTGGTCCTAGAATTGTTTCGTGAGGATTAATTATATTTTGAATTTGATGTGAGCTATAAAATATTAAGGGAATTAGGCAATGGATTAGATCAAAAAACAGATTATTTCTTATATATATTTGTAATGTTCGTGAAAAATAAGCTTTTAAAATTTTATGAAAAAAAATCAAGATCAGTATTGCGTCGAATAAGAGTCCAATGAATATTAGAGCAAAGCGAATCTTGTATGGCAAGAAAAGTATTATTGATAATTCTTCTATTAGGAATGCAAGTATCGAAGTGATTAAAGTAGCTTTAAAAAAATTTGCAAATATCTTTACCATTTATTTTTCCTAGCTATTTCTAGAAGTTCCTTAATAATTCTTGGATCATAGTCTTTTGAGCTGGATTGTTTTATTGAAAACCAGCTCTCATCATATCCCATAAATCCTTTTATTCTATTGTTTTTAATGCTTGGGATTCTAGTTCTGTTTGAAAAAATGGATATTAATGTTGCAATTGGTGACATGTTACTTAAATGTTCATATTTGAACAGGCTTTGAGTTATTAAATTAGCTGTGTTGTCATCTAAAAAGTCGATTTCTCTGCTCACTAATTTTGATGTATCTTCAACATTTCTTGGAATTAATTTTATATCTTTTTCTAAATAAAACTTAATTATTAAAACTCTTAATAAGAGTAGAATTTTTATGTAATTTTTTACAAGTTTTGAAGAATCAAGAATATCGTTTTCTTTTTTGATTAGGTATATTGTGTAGGAATTTTTGTCTTCAAAGAGTTTATTTATATAAAATGTTATATGCCCACTGCTTATGGCATTGAAATTATATAAAAATTCTTTTCTTAAGTAAGGATTTGCTTTAATGGAACCAAATATTAATTCTAAATTATTTTTATTAAATTTTTTGTTAAAAAGGTCTTTTACAATATTTAGATCAATAGATTCAATATTTGACAAAACAAGGGAAGTAATGATTATGTCTGTTTTTTCTTTAACGTATTGAGTAAGTGAATCAGTATCGAATTTAAAGTTTTCGTCTATGAATGTTGAAATAGTTTTTTTATTTTCTTCTAGATATTTAATTATTTCAATTTCTTTTTCAAAGACTGACAATCCCCTTATACTTTCATGATTAAATAAATAATGATATAGGTGTGGAAAATATACTTTTAATTTCATTTAATTATGCCCAAAAGTTCAGATGGACTATTTAGGATGTATTTTGCTCCACTTGCTTTTAATTCTTCTATTGTTCTAAATCCCCATGAAACCCCTATAGGTAGGAATCCGGCATTCTGAGCAGTTATCATATCAACATCACTGTCCCCGATGTATGCTATTTCTTCTGGTGTAAGATTTAATTCTGTGATCATGTCAAGTGCATTTGCAGGATCTGGTTTTGCATTAAATCTTGTTGAGTAGCCCCTCACTTCAAAGAAGTTTATATCTTTAAATATATCTTTTGATATAATTAATAGTTCCGTGTGGTTTTTATTGCTTAAGATTCCAATGGGAATGTTAAGTGAGTTTAGCTTTCGTAAAAGTTCTGGTATGCCATCATATGCTTTTGTTCGGGAAGAAAGATTTTGATTATATGATTTTACAAATTCTAGGTACAGATTATCTTTGAGGTGTTTATTGTTTAAGTTTATGTTAAGATGTTCTAAAGTGTTCTCTACTAATTTAGAATATCCTCTTCCAACAAGAGTGTTAAATTCATCTGTTTTAATTTCTGTATACCCTAATTTTTTTAGGGCAGCGTTCATTGAGAATGCAATATCCATGATGCTGTTTATTAAAGTTCCATCCATGTCAAAAATGCAAGCTTTGATTCTCATATTTTAATCCTCTTGATAAGTAATTATTATTAATGTGCCTTCATTTTATCATTATTTTTTATCTTTATATTAAGTTTATTTCATGATTTTTGATATTTTGCATTATTTTTGATTTTTTTATGAATATCCCTTGAAAATATTTACTTTTAGTTTTAACATGTCTGGTTAGGGTATAAATAAATATTATTTACCTTTGTTAAATTTCAGGTTATCTTTGATGCAAGATATATTAACTTTAGATAAAGTTACTAAGCGATATGGCAACTTTGTTGCTAATGATAATATTTGTATAAGCTTTAAAAAGGGAGAAATACATGCAATTCTTGGTGAGAATGGTGCTGGCAAAACCACTTTAATGAAAACTATTTATGGAATTCATAGACCTGATAGCGGGCAAATTTTTTTAAAAGGTAATGAACTAAGACTTAAAGATTCAAGCGAATCTATTCGAAGTGGTATTGGAATGGTTTTTCAACATTTTATGTTAATTCCAAAATTTACGGCTGTGCAAAATATTATTTTAGGATATGAAGATTCAAAGTTTGGGTTTATTAATTATGATCGTGCAAGAAGGAAGATACTTAAGCTTTCTGAAAAATATGGTTTAAAAATAGATACTGATAAGCCTATTGAAAATTTAAGTGTTGGGATGGGACAAAAAATAGAAATACTTAAGGTTCTCTATAGAAATGCAGATATTGTTATTTTTGATGAACCTACAGCAGTGCTTACGCCTAATGAGATTAATGAATTCATAAATGTTTTAAAAATATTGGCTGTAGAGGGGCATACTGTAATACTTATTACGCATAAAATAAAAGAAATAAAGGCTGTGGCGCAAAGGTGTACAATTATGCGTTTTGGAAAAGTGATTGGAACTTTTGCTGTTGCTGAGACTGATGAGAGAATGCTTACTAAATTGATGATAGGCAAAGAAACTTCTTTTGATATATCCAAGAGGCAGGTTGTTGATCACACTAACGTTCTTGAGATTAGAGATTTAAATGTTAAAGATGAACGAGGTGTTTTAAAAGTTAAAAATATTAGTTTTAATCTTAGAGAAGGTGAAATTTTTGGAATAGCGGGAGTTGAAGGAAGCGGTCAAGAAGAATTAATCGAAGCAATTCTTGGTATTAGAGATGTCTTTAGCGGGGACATAATTAAGAAGATTGATGGCAAGTTTGAATCAATAAAGGGTCTTAGTGTTAAGCAAATAATAGATAGAAAAATTGGTCATATTCCATCTGATAGACAAAACCACGGTCTTATTTTAGATTTTAATATTTTCCAAAATATTGGAATTAAGAGTTTTGATAATGTAAATTATTTAAAAATTAAGTGTAGTGATGTGTGTAATAGTAAATTAAAGTTTAAATTTTTCAATACTCTTAAAAAACAGTTTGTTGACTTTAATTTAACTTTTCTTAAGAAGATAACTGAACAACTTGCAGTTTCTTTTGATATTAGACCGAGGGATATTTTAAGCAAAGTTAAAAATCTATCTGGAGGCAATCAACAAAAGGTAATTGTTGCACGTGAGATTAATTTAAAACCCGAAGTTCTTTTGGCAGTTCAACCTACAAGGGGACTTGATGTGGGTGCTATTAAAAATATTTATAAAAAAATGATGGAACAGAGGGATGCAGGAATGACAATTCTTCTTGTGTCTCTTGAGCTTGATGAGCTTATGAGTATTTGTGATAGGATAGCTGTAATGTATGATGGGAGAATTGTCGGTATTTTGGAGGATAATTTTGATGCTGAGGTTATTGGTAAAATGATGATGGGTGTAATTTGAATGATAATTAATAATTATAAATATAAAGAAATAATTGCGGCATTTTTAAATTCAGCAATATTTATTAACTTTTTTGCATTTTTTTTAGGAATTTTAATTCTTGGACTCATAGTATTGCTTCTTGGATATTCTCCTCTTAGAATGTACTATGTAATGATAGAAGTTGCATTTTCTTCTCCTAAGCATTTTGGGTATATTATAAGCTATGCCACACCATTGATTTTTACAGGTCTTTCAA from Borrelia hermsii DAH includes these protein-coding regions:
- a CDS encoding response regulator, whose amino-acid sequence is MIQKTTISMDSSNKPKGINYETGAPFNVLIVDDSVFTVKQLTQIFTSEGFNVIDTAADGEEAVIKYKNHYPNIDVVTLDITMPKMDGITCLSNIIEFDKNAKVIMISALGKEQLVKDCLIKGAKTFIVKPLDRAKVLQRVMSVFVQ
- a CDS encoding HAD family hydrolase; the protein is MRIKACIFDMDGTLINSIMDIAFSMNAALKKLGYTEIKTDEFNTLVGRGYSKLVENTLEHLNINLNNKHLKDNLYLEFVKSYNQNLSSRTKAYDGIPELLRKLNSLNIPIGILSNKNHTELLIISKDIFKDINFFEVRGYSTRFNAKPDPANALDMITELNLTPEEIAYIGDSDVDMITAQNAGFLPIGVSWGFRTIEELKASGAKYILNSPSELLGIIK
- a CDS encoding ABC transporter ATP-binding protein encodes the protein MMQDILTLDKVTKRYGNFVANDNICISFKKGEIHAILGENGAGKTTLMKTIYGIHRPDSGQIFLKGNELRLKDSSESIRSGIGMVFQHFMLIPKFTAVQNIILGYEDSKFGFINYDRARRKILKLSEKYGLKIDTDKPIENLSVGMGQKIEILKVLYRNADIVIFDEPTAVLTPNEINEFINVLKILAVEGHTVILITHKIKEIKAVAQRCTIMRFGKVIGTFAVAETDERMLTKLMIGKETSFDISKRQVVDHTNVLEIRDLNVKDERGVLKVKNISFNLREGEIFGIAGVEGSGQEELIEAILGIRDVFSGDIIKKIDGKFESIKGLSVKQIIDRKIGHIPSDRQNHGLILDFNIFQNIGIKSFDNVNYLKIKCSDVCNSKLKFKFFNTLKKQFVDFNLTFLKKITEQLAVSFDIRPRDILSKVKNLSGGNQQKVIVAREINLKPEVLLAVQPTRGLDVGAIKNIYKKMMEQRDAGMTILLVSLELDELMSICDRIAVMYDGRIVGILEDNFDAEVIGKMMMGVI
- a CDS encoding chemotaxis protein CheX, with product MRIDYIEPFLDAASSVLRDMLLVEDIQMGSPGLKSINQKIRGASVIVGLAGSVEGSIIIDMDIDTALFVASKLNFEEYVDFDDEETKEMVAATLTEVGNIIAGNFVTTLHAKGFVFDITPPAFIYGENMKISNKGSEALIVPFTLPDGKIIEVNIAIRERV